Proteins from a genomic interval of Methanohalophilus levihalophilus:
- a CDS encoding ABC transporter ATP-binding protein, giving the protein MVQLPDDSETAVVEAVDVCRDYQVGDMTIKVLKSINLSVKKGEFVAIMGPSGSGKSTLMNLIGCLDRPTCGSVLIMGKDVNKISDNELARLRGMEIGFVFQSFNLVSRLSAIENVELPSYANSRTGVNYREYAKELLELVGLGDRMNYRPTELSGGQSQRVAVARALINDPSLILADEPTGNLDSKTGKEIMDLFTDLHKKGRTILMITHDPNLAKKYADRVVYLMDGSIKESMDVAV; this is encoded by the coding sequence ATGGTTCAGTTACCTGATGACAGTGAAACGGCAGTTGTTGAGGCTGTGGATGTTTGTCGTGATTACCAGGTAGGAGATATGACAATCAAGGTTTTGAAGAGTATCAATCTCTCCGTAAAAAAAGGAGAATTCGTAGCAATAATGGGTCCATCCGGGTCCGGGAAAAGTACTCTTATGAACCTGATAGGTTGTCTTGACAGGCCCACCTGTGGGAGTGTCCTCATTATGGGAAAGGACGTAAACAAGATATCGGACAATGAACTTGCCCGATTGAGGGGTATGGAAATTGGTTTTGTGTTCCAGAGTTTCAATCTTGTTTCCCGCCTGTCGGCAATTGAAAACGTAGAGCTTCCTTCCTATGCAAACAGTCGTACCGGGGTCAATTACCGGGAGTATGCAAAGGAATTGCTGGAGCTTGTGGGACTTGGGGACAGGATGAATTATCGCCCTACTGAACTTTCCGGTGGTCAGTCCCAGAGGGTTGCCGTTGCCCGTGCACTTATCAATGATCCTTCATTGATTCTTGCGGACGAGCCTACAGGAAACCTTGACTCAAAGACCGGGAAAGAGATCATGGACCTGTTTACCGATCTTCACAAAAAAGGGCGTACAATTTTAATGATTACACATGATCCGAATCTTGCAAAAAAGTATGCAGATCGTGTGGTTTACCTGATGGATGGATCAATTAAAGAAAGTATGGATGTTGCAGTTTAA